Proteins from a single region of Catenulispora acidiphila DSM 44928:
- a CDS encoding response regulator has protein sequence MSQTTPEPTEAPGSADPAAPIRIVLVDDQELLRTGFRMVLNSQPDMAVVGEAGDGQVALDLLTRLQADVVLMDVRMPRLDGVAATREIVVRGERPRVLMLTTFDLDEYAFTALKAGASGFLLKDVPPPDLLAAIRAVHSGEAVVAPSTTRRLLDKFAPMLPSESEPAPPELTVLTDREHEVLLLVAQGMSNAEIAGKLFLSEATVKTHVGRILMKLGLRDRVQAVVLAYETGLVKARGR, from the coding sequence TTGAGCCAGACCACGCCGGAACCGACCGAAGCGCCGGGATCCGCCGATCCCGCCGCCCCCATCCGCATCGTCCTGGTCGACGACCAGGAACTGCTGCGCACGGGCTTCCGCATGGTCCTGAACAGCCAGCCCGACATGGCAGTGGTCGGCGAGGCAGGCGACGGCCAAGTCGCCCTGGACCTGCTCACCAGGTTGCAGGCCGACGTGGTCCTGATGGACGTCCGCATGCCCCGCCTCGACGGCGTCGCCGCCACCCGCGAGATCGTGGTCCGCGGCGAACGTCCCCGAGTCCTGATGCTCACCACTTTCGACCTCGACGAGTACGCCTTCACAGCCCTCAAAGCAGGCGCCAGCGGCTTCCTCCTCAAGGACGTCCCACCCCCGGACCTCCTCGCCGCCATCCGCGCCGTCCACAGCGGCGAGGCAGTGGTCGCCCCCTCCACCACCCGCCGCCTCCTCGACAAGTTCGCCCCGATGCTCCCCTCCGAGAGCGAACCCGCCCCACCGGAACTGACCGTCCTGACCGACCGCGAGCACGAGGTCCTGCTCCTGGTCGCGCAAGGCATGTCCAACGCCGAGATCGCCGGCAAACTGTTCCTGTCCGAGGCCACGGTGAAGACCCACGTCGGCCGCATCCTGATGAAGCTCGGCCTCCGCGACCGCGTCCAGGCCGTGGTGCTGGCCTACGAGACCGGGCTGGTGAAGGCGCGGGGACGGTAG
- a CDS encoding sensor histidine kinase gives MYAWIQRHPKLIDSIPAVVLLLIGLASLAASDSPSLVRKLLVLPLMVAATVPLVFRRRWPRGTFAVAAVAAFLSFFTLAAAFNAADVAYLIYLYTVAAYCQRRWSIPAMGLTYVGALIQFGLLHLYNDPQPCDQLSEPARQRACYQGEAPFNTTGHINWVTFLFVAVFIAGLVGLAWVAGDSMRYRRAYYVRLEDRAQRLERERDAQAQIAAAAERARIARELHDVVAHNVSVMVVQADGAGYALDQDPEAARKALLAISQTGRTALTEMRRMLGVLRSAEDAGTYVPQPGIEQLGDLLEQVRSTGLPVSLTVEGVPREMPTGLALAVYRIVQESLTNTRKHGGPQVKASVALMYTDDCLVLRIVDNGRGSAAPGDGMGHGLVGMRERVSVFGGTLVTGPHVGGGYAVEAILPFAGPESADPSEPQPESQEP, from the coding sequence CTGTACGCCTGGATCCAGCGCCATCCGAAGCTGATCGACAGCATCCCGGCTGTCGTCCTGCTGCTGATCGGGCTGGCGTCGCTGGCCGCCTCGGACAGTCCGAGCCTCGTGCGCAAGCTGCTGGTCCTGCCGCTCATGGTGGCCGCGACCGTGCCGCTGGTCTTCCGGCGCCGGTGGCCGCGCGGCACGTTCGCCGTCGCCGCCGTGGCGGCCTTCCTGAGCTTCTTCACGCTGGCGGCCGCCTTCAACGCCGCCGACGTGGCGTATCTGATCTACCTCTACACGGTCGCCGCCTACTGCCAGCGCCGCTGGTCGATCCCGGCGATGGGGCTGACCTACGTCGGCGCGCTCATCCAGTTCGGGCTGCTGCACCTCTACAACGACCCGCAGCCCTGCGACCAGCTCTCCGAGCCCGCGCGCCAGAGGGCGTGCTACCAGGGCGAGGCGCCGTTCAACACCACCGGCCACATCAACTGGGTCACCTTCCTGTTCGTCGCGGTCTTCATCGCCGGGCTGGTCGGCCTGGCCTGGGTCGCCGGCGACTCCATGCGCTACCGCCGGGCGTACTACGTGCGCCTCGAGGACCGCGCCCAGCGCCTGGAGCGCGAGCGCGACGCACAGGCGCAGATCGCCGCGGCCGCCGAGCGCGCCCGCATCGCCCGCGAACTGCACGACGTCGTCGCGCACAACGTCTCGGTCATGGTGGTCCAGGCCGACGGCGCCGGCTACGCGCTCGACCAGGACCCGGAAGCGGCGCGCAAGGCGCTGCTGGCGATCTCCCAGACCGGCCGCACCGCCCTGACCGAGATGCGGCGCATGCTGGGCGTGCTGCGCTCCGCCGAAGACGCCGGAACCTACGTCCCGCAGCCCGGTATCGAGCAGCTCGGCGACCTGCTGGAGCAGGTGCGCTCGACCGGACTGCCGGTGTCGCTGACCGTGGAGGGCGTGCCGAGGGAGATGCCGACGGGGCTGGCGCTGGCGGTGTACCGGATCGTGCAGGAGTCCTTGACCAACACCCGCAAGCACGGCGGTCCGCAGGTGAAGGCCTCGGTGGCGCTGATGTACACCGACGACTGCCTGGTCCTGCGCATCGTGGACAACGGCCGCGGCTCGGCCGCCCCCGGCGACGGCATGGGACACGGCCTGGTCGGCATGCGCGAGCGGGTCTCGGTCTTCGGCGGCACGCTCGTCACCGGACCGCATGTCGGCGGCGGCTACGCTGTGGAGGCGATCCTGCCCTTCGCCGGCCCGGAGTCCGCCGACCCGAGCGAACCGCAGCCCGAATCCCAGGAGCCGTGA
- a CDS encoding SAM-dependent methyltransferase — protein MAAVTEWLTWRTAMEQALYGPEGFYRRPGAGPAAHFRTSAHNPVFAEAVGRLLLRVDERLGAPARLDFVDMAAGGGELTAGVVEWLTAAAPEVAARLRAVAVDLRPRPEGLPEAVEWTGSAPSGVVGLLIANEWLDNVVCDVAEVGADGVARIVEVDPDSGDERAGELPDAAQQAWLERWWPLSEGGDSAGARAEIGLDRDAAWRSVVDRLERGVAVAVDYSHTAAGRPRFGTLTGYREGHQVPAVPDGSCDITAHVALDACAAALDSAALDSGAPRDPMVETVLTTQREYLRELGISGARPDLALAASDPLGYLRGLSRASAAAELTDPGGLGGFGWLLAFAGC, from the coding sequence GTGGCCGCCGTGACGGAATGGCTGACGTGGCGCACCGCGATGGAGCAGGCCCTCTACGGTCCCGAGGGCTTCTACCGCAGGCCGGGCGCCGGACCCGCGGCGCATTTCCGGACCTCGGCGCACAACCCGGTCTTCGCCGAGGCCGTCGGCCGCCTCCTCCTGCGGGTGGACGAGCGGCTCGGCGCGCCGGCGCGGCTGGACTTCGTGGACATGGCCGCCGGAGGCGGCGAGCTGACCGCCGGGGTCGTGGAGTGGCTGACGGCTGCGGCGCCTGAGGTGGCGGCACGGCTGCGGGCCGTCGCGGTGGACCTGAGGCCGCGCCCAGAAGGGCTGCCGGAGGCCGTGGAGTGGACCGGGTCCGCGCCGTCGGGGGTAGTCGGGCTGCTCATCGCGAACGAGTGGCTGGACAACGTGGTGTGCGACGTCGCGGAGGTCGGCGCGGACGGGGTCGCACGGATCGTGGAGGTCGATCCGGACAGCGGGGACGAGCGGGCTGGGGAGCTGCCGGACGCCGCGCAGCAGGCGTGGTTGGAGCGGTGGTGGCCGCTGAGCGAGGGCGGGGACTCCGCCGGTGCGCGCGCGGAGATCGGCCTGGATCGGGACGCGGCGTGGCGCTCGGTGGTGGACCGGCTCGAGCGGGGGGTCGCGGTGGCTGTCGACTACTCGCACACGGCGGCGGGCCGTCCGCGTTTCGGCACGTTGACCGGCTATCGGGAGGGGCATCAGGTACCTGCCGTGCCGGATGGGAGCTGCGACATCACGGCGCATGTGGCGCTGGACGCTTGCGCGGCGGCGCTGGATTCGGCGGCGCTGGATTCGGGGGCGCCTCGGGATCCTATGGTCGAGACAGTGCTCACCACGCAGCGCGAATACCTGCGAGAGCTGGGCATCTCCGGCGCGCGGCCGGATTTGGCGCTCGCCGCGTCGGATCCGCTCGGGTATCTGCGCGGACTGAGCCGGGCGTCGGCGGCGGCCGAACTCACCGACCCGGGCGGGCTCGGCGGGTTCGGGTGGCTGCTGGCCTTCGCAGGCTGCTGA
- a CDS encoding SWIM zinc finger family protein, with product MTAFFSKKDLERLAGPRAYQRGVASVPAVDGLGTSGAEITATVYGSEPWQVRLDRRPAGLDFSCDCPRGMAGDFCRHCVAVGLVYLDGPVEKTRSAEFAAAQREIAGLRRLLGILDREDLIALLLDTAHDDHDLRRHLAARVDELVTPGTDVNDTELRLADVRALTDPASAIPVYKKHIEARIAARNRRDYAEAARYLQHLKAAYQRLHRKSEAVAYIEALRAAHARKHNLLEELAKRGL from the coding sequence ATGACAGCATTCTTCAGCAAGAAGGATCTGGAGCGGCTGGCCGGGCCGCGCGCCTATCAGCGGGGGGTCGCCTCCGTCCCGGCCGTCGACGGTCTCGGGACCTCGGGAGCGGAGATCACCGCGACCGTTTATGGTTCCGAGCCGTGGCAGGTGCGGTTGGACCGGCGGCCGGCCGGACTGGACTTCTCCTGCGACTGCCCGCGCGGCATGGCCGGCGACTTCTGCCGGCACTGTGTCGCGGTCGGGCTGGTGTACCTGGACGGGCCGGTCGAGAAGACCCGGAGCGCGGAGTTCGCCGCCGCGCAGCGGGAGATCGCCGGACTGCGGCGGCTCCTGGGCATCCTGGACCGCGAGGATCTGATCGCCCTGCTGCTGGACACCGCCCACGACGACCACGACCTGCGCCGCCACCTCGCCGCCCGGGTCGACGAGCTGGTCACCCCGGGCACCGACGTCAACGACACCGAGCTGCGGCTGGCGGACGTGCGCGCCCTGACCGACCCGGCGAGCGCCATCCCCGTCTACAAGAAGCACATCGAGGCGCGGATAGCGGCCCGCAACCGCCGCGACTACGCCGAAGCCGCGCGCTATCTGCAGCACCTGAAGGCGGCTTACCAGCGCCTGCACCGCAAGTCCGAAGCCGTGGCGTACATCGAGGCCCTGCGCGCCGCCCACGCGCGCAAGCACAACCTCCTGGAGGAACTGGCCAAGCGCGGCTTGTAG
- a CDS encoding NADH-quinone oxidoreductase subunit D: MTGMTSQQLTERVAGTGTGLETTDMVLNIGPQHPATHGVLRLRLVLDGERIVSADPIIGYMHRGAEKLFEVRDYRQIIVLANRHDWLSAFASELGVVLAVERMLGMEVPERATWARTLLAELNRILNHLMFLGSYPLELGAITPIFYAFREREEIQAVMEEISGGRMHFMFNRVGGLKDELPLGWTDRVRAAIATVRSRMSDIDRLITGNEIFRARTRGVGVLTPEQIAAYGVSGPIARASGVDFDLRRDDPYLAYGEPEVREKLKVVTGRGGDCLARFEVLLEQAYNSLDIAQACADKLDTLPTGPINQRLPKILKVPEGHTYAWTENPLGINGYFLVSHGDKTPWRLKLRSASFNNIQVLAEVLPGHLVSDMVAILGSMFFVVGDVDK; encoded by the coding sequence ATGACCGGCATGACCTCCCAGCAGCTGACCGAGCGCGTCGCGGGCACCGGAACGGGCCTGGAGACCACCGACATGGTGCTCAACATCGGCCCGCAGCACCCGGCCACCCACGGTGTGCTGCGCCTGCGGCTGGTCCTGGACGGCGAGCGCATCGTCTCGGCCGACCCGATCATCGGCTACATGCACCGCGGCGCCGAGAAGCTCTTCGAGGTCCGCGACTACCGGCAGATCATCGTGCTGGCCAACCGGCACGACTGGCTGTCGGCGTTCGCCAGCGAGCTCGGCGTGGTGCTGGCGGTCGAGCGGATGCTGGGGATGGAGGTCCCCGAGCGCGCCACCTGGGCCCGCACCCTGCTGGCGGAGCTGAACCGGATTCTCAACCACCTGATGTTCCTGGGCTCCTATCCCCTGGAACTGGGCGCGATCACGCCGATCTTCTACGCGTTCCGCGAGCGCGAGGAGATCCAGGCGGTGATGGAGGAGATCTCCGGCGGCCGCATGCACTTCATGTTCAACCGGGTCGGCGGGCTGAAGGACGAGCTGCCGCTGGGCTGGACCGACCGGGTCCGGGCGGCGATCGCGACCGTGCGCTCCCGGATGTCCGACATCGACCGGCTGATCACCGGCAACGAGATCTTCCGGGCCCGCACCCGGGGCGTCGGGGTCCTGACCCCCGAGCAGATCGCGGCGTATGGGGTGTCCGGGCCGATCGCCCGCGCCTCGGGCGTCGACTTCGACCTGCGCCGCGACGATCCCTACCTGGCGTACGGCGAGCCGGAGGTGCGCGAGAAGCTGAAGGTCGTCACCGGCCGCGGCGGCGACTGCCTGGCGCGCTTCGAGGTGCTGCTGGAGCAGGCGTACAACTCCCTGGACATCGCCCAGGCCTGCGCCGACAAGCTGGACACGCTGCCCACCGGGCCGATCAACCAGCGGCTGCCGAAGATCCTGAAGGTTCCCGAGGGCCACACCTACGCCTGGACCGAGAACCCGCTGGGCATCAACGGCTACTTCCTGGTCTCGCACGGCGACAAGACCCCGTGGCGGCTCAAGCTGCGCTCGGCGTCGTTCAACAACATCCAGGTGCTGGCCGAGGTGCTGCCCGGGCATCTGGTGTCGGACATGGTCGCGATCCTGGGATCGATGTTCTTCGTGGTCGGCGACGTCGACAAGTGA
- a CDS encoding DUF3180 domain-containing protein, translating into MQRLLDGEPTPPILPGQRAAKPLDPLQAARAVMFAKASSMVGAIVSGVYAGYGVFLLGKLDIDVYRTRAIVCGITVLCGLALVAAALFLEYVLRVPPSGPEDGLPKDGSKSKSATAARPVRNRPDGTFPVRRTSNRSGS; encoded by the coding sequence GTGCAGCGGCTCCTCGACGGGGAGCCGACCCCGCCGATCCTGCCCGGGCAGCGTGCCGCCAAGCCGCTGGACCCGCTGCAGGCGGCGCGCGCGGTGATGTTCGCGAAGGCGTCCTCGATGGTCGGGGCGATCGTCTCGGGGGTCTATGCCGGCTACGGGGTGTTCCTGCTCGGCAAGCTCGACATCGACGTCTACCGCACCCGCGCGATCGTCTGCGGCATCACGGTCCTGTGCGGCCTGGCCCTCGTCGCCGCGGCGCTGTTCCTGGAGTACGTCTTGCGCGTGCCGCCGAGCGGTCCGGAGGACGGCCTGCCCAAGGACGGCAGCAAGAGCAAGTCGGCGACGGCGGCCCGCCCCGTGCGCAACCGCCCCGACGGGACCTTTCCGGTCCGCCGCACCTCGAACCGATCAGGTTCTTGA
- the folK gene encoding 2-amino-4-hydroxy-6-hydroxymethyldihydropteridine diphosphokinase, with protein MSEAATGESAVRVHTAVLAIGGNLGDRLANLQSAIDSLADTPTLAIAWLSPVYETAPLLAEGADPQDDYLNAVLGVTSALPPDMLLMRTQAIEEALGRTRKIHWGARTIDIDIVQVDDLVSDDPELTLPHPRAAQRAFVLAPWHDARPDDVLTGAGPIADLLAALGGAAAQGAARRDDLELLLP; from the coding sequence ATGAGCGAAGCAGCCACCGGCGAGAGCGCCGTCCGCGTCCACACCGCCGTCCTGGCGATCGGCGGCAACCTCGGCGACCGCCTGGCCAACCTGCAGTCCGCGATCGACTCCTTAGCCGACACCCCGACCCTGGCCATCGCCTGGCTGTCCCCGGTCTACGAGACCGCCCCGCTGCTGGCCGAGGGCGCCGACCCCCAGGACGACTACCTCAACGCGGTCCTCGGTGTGACCTCCGCGCTGCCGCCGGACATGCTCCTGATGCGCACGCAGGCGATCGAGGAAGCCCTGGGCCGCACCCGCAAGATCCACTGGGGCGCCCGCACGATCGACATCGACATCGTCCAGGTCGACGACCTGGTCTCCGACGACCCGGAGCTGACGCTGCCGCACCCGCGAGCAGCGCAGCGCGCCTTCGTCCTCGCCCCCTGGCACGACGCGCGCCCTGATGACGTCCTGACCGGCGCCGGACCCATCGCCGACCTGCTGGCCGCGCTCGGCGGGGCGGCGGCGCAGGGTGCGGCGCGGCGGGACGATCTGGAACTGCTGCTGCCGTAG
- the folB gene encoding dihydroneopterin aldolase, translated as MSTHTKRLDRVTVHGLRGRGHHGVFEREREKGQTFMVDVTLGLDTSRAAASDALADTVNYGEVAERIVALIEGEPVNLIETLAARMAAACLEYPLVEEVEITLHKPDAPITVPFEDVTVTVVRTREDLAVATARPPENGGSAI; from the coding sequence ATGTCTACTCACACGAAGCGGCTCGACCGGGTGACCGTCCACGGGCTGCGCGGGCGCGGCCACCACGGGGTCTTCGAGCGCGAGCGGGAGAAGGGCCAGACGTTCATGGTCGACGTCACGCTGGGTCTGGACACCAGCCGTGCCGCCGCCAGCGACGCGCTGGCGGACACGGTGAACTACGGCGAGGTCGCCGAGCGCATCGTGGCCCTGATCGAGGGCGAGCCGGTCAACCTCATCGAGACCCTGGCGGCCCGGATGGCGGCGGCGTGCCTGGAGTACCCGCTGGTGGAAGAGGTCGAGATCACCCTCCACAAGCCGGACGCGCCGATCACGGTGCCGTTCGAGGACGTCACCGTGACCGTGGTCCGGACGCGGGAGGACCTGGCGGTCGCGACGGCGCGCCCGCCGGAGAACGGCGGGTCGGCGATATGA
- a CDS encoding nuclear transport factor 2 family protein, producing MSAREFGGVGEPGESEPGESKPGGPENVGGPDAAGGGPVGGAGAAGGSGGAGEDGFGDFGRFEEEFGTFAAGPEGPPPQVAADIEAITEANEEFYAAAEAGDLDRLGAIWLSGPFEASVQCVHPGWAPVFGREDVLRSWAVVCANTPFLQFFLTDVRIDVVDRIAVVSLTENIITDMSAGSSEEDPGFIAGGRATTINIFRRTDEGWQLWMHHASAVMESVEE from the coding sequence ATGAGCGCCCGGGAGTTCGGCGGCGTGGGGGAGCCCGGCGAGTCCGAGCCCGGTGAGTCCAAGCCCGGCGGCCCTGAGAACGTTGGCGGTCCGGACGCGGCCGGCGGCGGTCCTGTCGGCGGGGCCGGTGCTGCCGGCGGATCGGGCGGCGCGGGCGAGGACGGCTTCGGGGACTTCGGCCGCTTCGAGGAGGAGTTCGGTACCTTCGCCGCCGGTCCCGAGGGCCCGCCGCCGCAGGTGGCCGCGGACATCGAGGCGATCACCGAGGCCAACGAGGAGTTCTACGCCGCCGCCGAGGCCGGCGACCTGGACCGGCTGGGCGCGATCTGGCTGTCCGGGCCGTTCGAGGCCTCGGTGCAGTGCGTGCATCCCGGCTGGGCGCCGGTGTTCGGGCGCGAGGACGTGCTGCGCTCGTGGGCGGTGGTGTGCGCGAACACGCCGTTCCTGCAGTTCTTCCTGACCGACGTGCGGATCGACGTGGTCGACCGGATCGCGGTGGTCAGCCTGACCGAGAACATCATCACCGACATGTCGGCCGGCTCCTCGGAGGAGGACCCGGGCTTCATCGCCGGCGGCCGGGCCACGACCATCAACATCTTCCGCCGCACCGACGAGGGCTGGCAGCTGTGGATGCACCACGCCTCCGCGGTGATGGAGAGCGTCGAAGAGTAG
- the folP gene encoding dihydropteroate synthase, with protein MDAQGRPLNRSQTVRGLPDFGRCAVFGVVNVTPDSFSDGGEYYADGDTAKAVAHGLRLHRHGVDVVDVGGESTRPGAARVTAEQELDRVLPVIEQLAAAGVRVSVDTMRASTAAAALDAGAVIVNDVSGGLADPEMFPLVAGSGVPYILMHWRGHSTDMQTRAVYGDVVKEVIEELQARYDEALAAGIGEDQVILDPGLGFAKNADHNWALLAHIEKLESLGRPLLIAASRKNFLGRLLADQAGGIRPAHGRDSATSALSALVAASGAWGVRAHDALGSLDAVRVAAALAAAR; from the coding sequence ATGGACGCGCAGGGCCGCCCCCTCAACCGCAGCCAGACCGTGCGCGGTCTGCCGGATTTCGGACGCTGCGCCGTGTTCGGCGTGGTGAACGTGACGCCCGATTCCTTCTCCGACGGCGGCGAGTACTACGCCGACGGCGACACCGCCAAGGCCGTGGCGCACGGCCTGCGCCTGCACCGGCACGGGGTGGACGTGGTCGACGTCGGCGGGGAGTCCACCCGCCCCGGCGCCGCCCGGGTCACCGCCGAGCAGGAGCTGGACCGGGTGCTGCCGGTGATCGAGCAGCTGGCCGCCGCCGGGGTGCGGGTGTCGGTGGACACCATGCGCGCCTCGACCGCCGCGGCTGCGCTGGACGCCGGCGCGGTGATCGTCAACGACGTCTCCGGCGGCCTGGCCGATCCGGAGATGTTCCCGCTCGTGGCCGGATCCGGCGTGCCGTACATCTTGATGCACTGGCGCGGGCACAGCACTGACATGCAGACCCGTGCGGTGTACGGCGACGTGGTGAAGGAAGTCATAGAAGAGTTGCAGGCGCGCTATGACGAGGCTCTGGCCGCGGGCATCGGCGAGGACCAGGTGATCCTGGATCCGGGCCTGGGCTTCGCGAAGAACGCCGACCACAACTGGGCCCTGCTGGCCCATATCGAGAAGCTGGAGTCGCTCGGCCGTCCGCTGCTGATCGCCGCTTCTCGCAAGAACTTCTTAGGCCGGCTGCTGGCCGACCAGGCCGGCGGGATCCGTCCGGCCCACGGCCGGGACTCCGCGACGAGCGCGCTGTCCGCCCTGGTGGCCGCGTCCGGCGCCTGGGGCGTGCGCGCGCACGACGCGCTCGGCTCGCTGGACGCGGTCCGGGTGGCCGCGGCGCTGGCGGCGGCGCGATGA
- a CDS encoding phosphatidylglycerol lysyltransferase domain-containing protein: MTSKTEPPPSDTAAVQPPPRRNWVPRLVAFITYLAGFGNIASAISPGFRHSRVHSISLKVPTEVQNLAAAATLMSGVLLVLIAHALKRRKKRAWWVAVVLLITVVVFHLVRSFRSEDREAATHYLGVQIVLTIVVLVLLLVYREEFYALGDPYTRWRALRAFVLLAAFSFAAGMALMYWQGKHIESDPTVWVRFQHVALGLIGIDGPVNFKRGATDDLVAALLGGLGLMTALIVGYLMLRPAEPIARQSAEDDERLRELIAKQGRRDSLAYFATHRDKSVIWSPSGKAAITYRVVSGVMLASGDPIGDPEAWPGAIKVYVEEADRHAWVVAVVGCSETGGEVWCREADLDALELGDEAICYTDRFSLEGRAMRNVRQMVNRVERQGYECQVRRLKDIPRAEVELIKTGIEAWRGSSERGSFSMALGPDRFGDPGDAECVVATATKDGEVRALINFVPWGTDGMSLDLMVRDREAEPGLNELLIVKAMQAAKGLGIVRASLNFAVFRSALERGEKLGAGPITRMWRSTLVFFSRWYQIESLYKFNSKFQPEWVPRFVAFKNTRDIPRVGLAYAEAEGFIVPPGLPWSKKDRDERELDDLDGECPEREDCDEAEGKADAEGKADGEGKADGEPGTKPENEPEPENQPENTAENKPGSKPEPKPGYRAGGKAENTAKRPVAEPVAALRGPGGQKAANG, encoded by the coding sequence ATGACCTCCAAGACCGAGCCGCCCCCGTCCGATACGGCGGCGGTCCAGCCGCCGCCGCGTCGGAACTGGGTGCCGCGGCTCGTCGCGTTCATCACCTACCTGGCCGGCTTCGGCAACATCGCCTCGGCGATCTCGCCGGGCTTCCGGCACTCCCGGGTGCACTCGATCAGCCTCAAGGTGCCCACCGAGGTGCAGAACCTGGCCGCCGCGGCCACGCTGATGTCCGGCGTGCTGCTGGTGCTGATCGCGCACGCGCTCAAGCGCCGCAAGAAGCGGGCCTGGTGGGTGGCGGTCGTACTGCTCATCACAGTGGTGGTCTTCCACCTCGTGCGCTCGTTCCGCAGCGAGGACCGCGAGGCCGCGACGCACTACCTGGGCGTGCAGATCGTCCTGACGATCGTGGTGCTGGTCCTGCTGCTGGTCTACCGCGAGGAGTTCTACGCCCTCGGCGACCCGTACACGCGCTGGCGCGCGCTGCGCGCCTTCGTGCTCCTGGCAGCGTTCTCCTTCGCCGCCGGCATGGCCCTGATGTACTGGCAGGGCAAGCACATCGAGAGCGACCCGACGGTCTGGGTCCGCTTCCAGCACGTCGCCCTGGGTCTGATCGGCATCGACGGCCCGGTCAACTTCAAACGCGGCGCGACCGACGACCTGGTCGCCGCGCTGCTCGGCGGTCTGGGCCTGATGACCGCGCTGATCGTCGGCTACCTGATGCTGCGCCCGGCCGAGCCGATCGCCCGGCAGTCCGCCGAGGACGACGAGCGGCTGCGCGAGCTGATCGCCAAGCAGGGCCGCCGGGACTCCCTGGCCTACTTCGCCACCCACCGCGACAAGTCGGTGATCTGGTCGCCCTCGGGCAAGGCCGCGATCACCTACCGCGTGGTCTCCGGCGTGATGCTGGCCTCCGGCGACCCGATCGGCGACCCCGAGGCCTGGCCCGGCGCGATCAAGGTGTACGTGGAGGAGGCCGACCGGCACGCCTGGGTGGTGGCGGTGGTCGGCTGCTCGGAGACCGGCGGCGAGGTGTGGTGCCGCGAGGCCGACCTGGACGCGCTGGAGCTGGGCGACGAGGCGATCTGCTACACGGACAGGTTCAGCCTGGAGGGCCGCGCGATGCGCAACGTGCGGCAGATGGTGAACCGGGTCGAGCGTCAGGGCTATGAGTGCCAGGTGCGCCGGCTCAAGGACATCCCGCGCGCCGAGGTCGAGCTGATCAAGACCGGGATCGAGGCCTGGCGCGGCTCCAGCGAGCGCGGCAGCTTCTCGATGGCGCTGGGCCCGGACCGCTTCGGCGACCCGGGCGACGCCGAGTGCGTGGTCGCGACCGCGACCAAGGACGGCGAGGTCCGGGCGCTGATCAACTTCGTGCCCTGGGGCACCGACGGCATGAGCCTGGACCTGATGGTGCGCGACCGCGAGGCAGAGCCCGGACTCAACGAACTGCTGATCGTCAAGGCGATGCAGGCGGCCAAGGGCCTGGGGATCGTGCGGGCGTCGCTGAACTTCGCGGTGTTCCGCTCCGCGCTGGAGCGCGGCGAGAAGCTCGGCGCCGGCCCGATCACCCGGATGTGGCGCTCCACGCTGGTGTTCTTCTCGCGCTGGTACCAGATCGAGTCGCTGTACAAGTTCAACTCGAAGTTCCAGCCGGAGTGGGTGCCGCGGTTCGTGGCGTTCAAGAACACCCGAGACATCCCGCGCGTGGGCTTGGCGTACGCCGAGGCCGAGGGCTTCATCGTCCCGCCGGGCCTGCCCTGGTCGAAGAAGGACCGGGACGAGCGCGAGCTGGACGACCTCGACGGCGAGTGCCCTGAGCGCGAGGACTGCGACGAGGCCGAGGGCAAGGCCGACGCCGAGGGCAAGGCGGACGGCGAGGGCAAGGCGGACGGCGAGCCGGGCACCAAGCCGGAGAACGAGCCGGAGCCGGAGAACCAGCCCGAGAACACAGCCGAGAACAAGCCGGGGTCCAAGCCCGAGCCCAAGCCCGGCTACCGGGCCGGCGGCAAAGCCGAGAACACCGCGAAGCGCCCGGTCGCCGAGCCCGTGGCCGCGCTTCGCGGGCCGGGAGGACAGAAGGCCGCGAACGGCTAG
- the folE gene encoding GTP cyclohydrolase I FolE yields MGRAVSGYDAERAERAVRELLLAVGEDPDREGLKETPARVSRAYREIFAGLHQGPEDVLTTTFDLGHDEMVLVRDIEVYSTCEHHLVPFHGVAHVGYIPSVDGRITGLSKLARLVDVYAKRPQVQERLTTQIADALVRILEPRGVIVVVECEHLCMSMRGIRKPGAKTVTSAVRGQLLAPASRAEAMSLILGR; encoded by the coding sequence CTGGGCCGCGCGGTCTCCGGCTACGACGCCGAGCGTGCCGAGCGCGCGGTCCGCGAACTGCTCCTGGCGGTCGGGGAGGACCCGGACCGCGAGGGTCTGAAGGAGACCCCGGCGCGGGTGTCGCGGGCCTACCGCGAGATATTCGCCGGGCTGCACCAGGGCCCTGAGGACGTGCTGACCACGACCTTCGACCTGGGCCACGACGAGATGGTGCTGGTCCGCGACATCGAGGTGTACAGCACCTGCGAACACCACCTCGTGCCGTTCCACGGAGTGGCCCACGTGGGGTACATTCCCTCGGTGGACGGACGGATCACGGGCCTGTCGAAGCTGGCCCGGCTGGTCGACGTCTACGCCAAGCGGCCGCAGGTCCAGGAGCGCCTGACGACGCAGATCGCCGACGCGCTGGTCCGCATCCTGGAGCCGCGCGGGGTCATCGTCGTTGTGGAGTGCGAACACCTGTGCATGTCGATGCGAGGGATCAGGAAGCCGGGCGCGAAGACCGTGACCTCGGCGGTGCGGGGGCAGCTGCTCGCCCCGGCGAGCCGTGCCGAGGCGATGAGCCTGATCCTGGGCCGGTGA